A genome region from Natronosalvus rutilus includes the following:
- a CDS encoding DUF7472 family protein, with product MLERERLIEIGIAIPMVAIMIGAMMVVGENHKTNGTLTPEGGQLLVGTIIGFVVLMLAVGIALAYVTNDSTDASA from the coding sequence ATGCTCGAGCGCGAGCGACTCATCGAAATTGGCATCGCGATCCCGATGGTGGCCATCATGATCGGCGCGATGATGGTCGTCGGCGAGAACCACAAGACGAACGGGACGCTTACCCCCGAGGGCGGACAGCTGCTCGTGGGGACGATCATCGGTTTCGTCGTGCTCATGCTGGCAGTCGGCATCGCGCTCGCGTACGTAACGAACGATTCTACCGACGCGTCGGCCTGA
- the priL gene encoding DNA primase regulatory subunit PriL, producing the protein MKRLHARYPFLEAAREAVATEAVDLATVVEQGQAVVERARERVVAALEDGGTGEPSRDARVELLSYPVARVLVSLVAENVLIRKYARAEAETAFDRFTADFTDTTELKSVESTGVDLEMLLAEFDLGPSVRSVGDGPPAYRIDVGAYLPLADDLWADEWRLVNRALADGEVPITEAELLTLVREAVRTRVEEGLPFDVPESIAAALEDEAAEIREVLAEMDLTREIDTVVPDLFPPCMKALLDDVQKGEHLPHHSRFAITAFLTSIGMTTDQIVDLYRVNSSFGEEMTRYQTDHIRGDSSPTEYSPPSCATMQSYGDCVNKDDLCERIPHPMAYYEHRIDDADEDELEDWRAESGQSAEGD; encoded by the coding sequence ATGAAACGGCTCCACGCTCGCTACCCCTTCCTTGAGGCCGCCCGCGAGGCCGTCGCCACCGAGGCGGTCGACCTGGCGACGGTCGTCGAGCAGGGTCAGGCGGTCGTCGAGCGCGCCCGCGAGCGCGTCGTCGCCGCCCTCGAGGACGGCGGAACGGGCGAGCCGAGTCGCGACGCCCGCGTCGAACTGCTCTCCTACCCGGTTGCACGCGTCCTCGTGTCTCTGGTCGCCGAGAACGTCCTGATTCGAAAGTACGCCCGCGCGGAGGCCGAGACGGCGTTCGATCGGTTCACGGCCGACTTCACCGATACGACCGAACTCAAGAGCGTCGAGTCGACCGGGGTCGACCTCGAGATGCTGCTCGCGGAGTTCGACCTCGGGCCGTCGGTGCGGTCGGTCGGCGACGGCCCCCCGGCATATCGGATCGACGTCGGCGCCTACCTCCCGCTCGCGGACGACCTCTGGGCGGACGAGTGGCGCCTGGTCAACCGGGCGCTCGCCGACGGCGAGGTGCCGATCACCGAAGCTGAACTCCTGACGCTCGTTCGCGAGGCCGTCCGGACCCGCGTCGAGGAGGGGCTCCCCTTCGACGTGCCCGAATCGATCGCGGCTGCCCTCGAGGACGAGGCCGCCGAAATCCGCGAGGTGCTGGCCGAGATGGACCTCACCCGGGAGATCGACACCGTCGTCCCGGACCTGTTCCCGCCGTGTATGAAGGCGCTGCTCGACGACGTCCAGAAGGGCGAGCACCTGCCCCACCACTCGCGGTTCGCGATCACCGCCTTCCTGACGAGCATCGGGATGACCACCGACCAGATCGTCGACCTCTACCGCGTCAACTCGAGTTTCGGCGAGGAGATGACGCGCTACCAGACCGACCACATCCGAGGCGATAGCTCCCCAACGGAGTACTCGCCGCCGTCGTGTGCCACCATGCAGTCGTACGGCGACTGTGTGAACAAGGACGACCTCTGCGAGCGGATTCCACACCCGATGGCCTACTACGAACACCGCATCGACGACGCCGACGAGGACGAGCTCGAGGACTGGCGCGCCGAGAGCGGGCAGTCGGCCGAGGGCGACTGA
- a CDS encoding preprotein translocase subunit Sec61beta: MDKGQNTGGLMSSAGLVRYFDSEDDRGIRIDPKTVIAFGVLLGVLVQLLTFVA; this comes from the coding sequence ATGGATAAAGGACAGAACACCGGCGGGCTGATGTCCAGCGCCGGACTCGTTCGCTACTTCGACTCCGAGGACGACCGCGGGATCCGCATCGATCCGAAGACGGTCATCGCCTTCGGCGTCCTGCTCGGCGTGCTCGTACAGCTGTTGACGTTCGTCGCGTAG
- a CDS encoding HNH endonuclease has translation MESDSRPWQADREAIFERDNHACRYCDSDSGPDTDSSSCRVAAVGDVALEGTVHESALVTVCDDCFRTLHRSQDAVFDERTRLFETIRDVTRRQSDVISTVASFASLATQLPAAIEDGENDRATYVIARQDACLALAMVDATLDPLERAPAESDLEALAAGTADGTSDAVPNDGDEAGDDPPAETLSTALESFCTAARSLQRDLRKVVELSDGIAVGLGCCYGCFTGLEGADDPAVLDPDSSRQCPTCGLESPALEGWRDGDGDLAFDALYGAINDSLQASSKTTTALTARTQVVAECLFET, from the coding sequence GTGGAATCCGACTCTCGACCCTGGCAGGCGGATCGCGAGGCGATCTTCGAACGCGACAATCACGCGTGCCGATACTGCGACAGCGACTCCGGTCCCGATACCGACTCGTCGTCCTGCCGCGTCGCGGCGGTCGGCGACGTCGCCCTCGAGGGCACGGTTCACGAGAGCGCGCTCGTCACCGTCTGTGACGACTGCTTTCGGACGCTGCACCGCTCCCAGGACGCCGTCTTCGACGAGCGAACGCGCCTCTTCGAGACGATTCGCGACGTGACGAGACGACAGAGCGACGTCATCTCGACCGTCGCCTCGTTCGCCTCCCTCGCGACGCAGTTGCCGGCGGCGATTGAGGACGGCGAGAACGACCGCGCGACCTACGTGATCGCTCGCCAGGACGCCTGCCTCGCGCTCGCGATGGTCGACGCGACCCTCGACCCGCTCGAGCGGGCGCCGGCCGAGTCCGATCTCGAGGCGCTCGCGGCGGGGACGGCCGACGGAACGAGCGACGCGGTGCCGAACGACGGTGACGAGGCGGGCGACGACCCGCCAGCCGAAACGCTCTCGACGGCACTCGAGTCGTTCTGCACCGCAGCGCGGAGCCTCCAGCGTGACCTCCGCAAGGTGGTCGAACTCTCCGACGGCATTGCGGTCGGACTCGGGTGCTGTTACGGCTGCTTCACGGGGCTCGAGGGCGCGGACGACCCTGCCGTTCTCGATCCCGATTCGTCCCGCCAGTGTCCGACCTGCGGCCTCGAGTCGCCCGCGCTCGAGGGCTGGCGCGATGGGGACGGCGACCTCGCGTTCGACGCGCTCTACGGGGCGATCAACGACTCGCTCCAGGCGAGTTCGAAGACGACGACGGCGCTCACGGCGCGGACGCAAGTCGTCGCCGAGTGCCTCTTCGAAACGTGA
- a CDS encoding alpha/beta fold hydrolase, whose translation MPRVTRDGVSIHYDRERGDGRGEGVPVVFLQGLGLGRWQWRWQREALASAGEYDLIAPDTRGTDRSDAGLPPLVGRLPRRLRSPLLQSRLSYSVGGLAADLEAVLEDAGVRDAHLVGLDLGGMVAQRYALEYSRAASLTLIGTSHGGVDAMAMDEDVLSELLASADSPRETARERLRPLFAERFTNRNPHLLDRLIEWQLAQAPSNPALESQLGAMTGFDVSDRLKGLRLPTLVIHGSGDRIVPVENGRLFEAKLPNVQFLELEGGSHGCFLEQADRVNDVLESFLAEVSATTTATV comes from the coding sequence ATGCCACGGGTCACGCGAGACGGAGTGTCGATTCACTACGATCGAGAGCGAGGGGACGGACGAGGCGAGGGGGTGCCCGTCGTCTTCCTGCAGGGACTGGGCCTCGGGCGCTGGCAGTGGCGCTGGCAGCGCGAGGCGCTCGCCAGTGCCGGCGAGTACGACCTGATCGCCCCCGACACGCGGGGAACGGATCGCTCCGACGCCGGACTCCCCCCGCTCGTCGGTCGACTCCCGCGGCGCCTCCGGTCGCCGCTCCTGCAATCTCGCCTGAGCTACTCCGTGGGCGGACTCGCCGCCGACCTCGAGGCCGTACTCGAGGACGCTGGGGTTCGAGACGCCCACCTCGTCGGCCTCGACCTCGGCGGGATGGTCGCCCAGCGCTACGCGCTCGAGTACTCGCGTGCGGCCTCGCTCACCCTAATCGGGACGAGCCACGGCGGGGTCGACGCGATGGCGATGGACGAGGACGTCCTGTCGGAACTCCTCGCGAGCGCCGATTCGCCGCGCGAGACCGCTCGCGAGCGACTGCGTCCGCTCTTCGCCGAACGCTTCACCAACCGCAACCCCCACCTGCTGGATCGGCTGATCGAATGGCAACTCGCCCAGGCGCCGTCGAACCCGGCGCTCGAGTCCCAGCTAGGAGCGATGACCGGGTTCGACGTGAGCGACCGCCTCAAGGGCCTTCGCCTGCCGACGCTCGTGATCCACGGGAGCGGGGATCGGATCGTCCCGGTCGAGAACGGTCGTCTGTTCGAGGCGAAACTCCCGAACGTTCAGTTCCTCGAGCTCGAAGGTGGTTCACACGGTTGTTTCCTCGAGCAGGCCGACCGGGTGAACGACGTGCTCGAGTCGTTCCTTGCGGAAGTGTCAGCGACCACGACGGCGACAGTCTGA